The proteins below are encoded in one region of Caulobacter henricii:
- the fliI gene encoding flagellar protein export ATPase FliI, whose translation MRSLIAAIERIDPLTISGRVAAVNGLLIEARGGLTRLAVGARVEIDRLGLPVLPAEVVGFRETRALLMPFGPVEGVAPGAEIRIMPEGATVRPTKAWLGRIINAFGEPIDGLGPLPQGEVPYPLKTSPPPAHARGRVGERLDLGVRSMNVFTTTCRGQRLGIFAGSGVGKSVLLSMLAKEATCDAVVVGLIGERGREVREFIEETLGEEGLKRAIVVVATSDEPALTRRQAAYMTLAISEYLRDQDLEVLCLMDSVTRFAMAQREIGLAAGEPPTTKGYTPTVFTELPKLLERAGPGPIRPDGSTAAPITALFTVLVDGDDHNEPIADATRGILDGHIVMERAIAERGRFPAINVLKSISRTMPGCQYDHERMIVKGARQVMAAYANMEELIRIGAYRAGADPIVDRAIRLNPAIEEFLSQDKDEATSLDDSFGHLGSILESDHA comes from the coding sequence TTGCGTAGCCTGATTGCCGCCATCGAACGTATCGATCCGCTGACCATTTCCGGTCGCGTCGCTGCCGTGAATGGCCTCCTGATCGAGGCGCGCGGCGGGCTGACGCGGCTGGCGGTCGGCGCGCGCGTCGAGATCGACCGGCTGGGCCTGCCGGTCCTGCCGGCCGAGGTCGTCGGCTTCCGGGAAACCCGCGCCCTGCTGATGCCCTTTGGTCCCGTCGAGGGCGTCGCCCCCGGTGCCGAGATCCGCATCATGCCCGAAGGCGCAACGGTGCGCCCGACCAAGGCGTGGCTCGGCCGCATCATCAATGCCTTCGGCGAGCCCATCGACGGCCTTGGCCCCCTGCCCCAGGGCGAAGTGCCCTACCCGCTGAAAACATCACCGCCGCCGGCCCACGCACGGGGTCGGGTCGGAGAACGTCTCGACCTCGGCGTGCGCTCGATGAACGTCTTCACCACCACTTGCCGCGGCCAGCGCCTGGGCATCTTCGCCGGCTCGGGCGTCGGCAAGTCGGTGTTGCTGTCGATGCTGGCGAAGGAAGCAACCTGCGACGCCGTCGTGGTCGGGCTGATCGGCGAGCGGGGCCGCGAGGTGCGCGAGTTCATCGAGGAGACCCTGGGCGAGGAGGGCCTCAAGCGGGCCATCGTCGTGGTCGCAACCTCGGACGAGCCGGCCCTGACCCGTCGACAGGCCGCCTATATGACCCTGGCGATCAGCGAGTATCTGCGCGATCAGGATCTGGAAGTCCTGTGCCTGATGGACTCGGTGACCCGCTTCGCCATGGCCCAGCGCGAGATCGGCCTCGCCGCCGGTGAGCCACCGACCACCAAGGGCTATACGCCAACCGTCTTCACTGAACTGCCCAAACTGCTGGAACGTGCCGGCCCCGGCCCGATCCGGCCCGACGGCAGCACGGCGGCCCCGATCACCGCCCTGTTCACCGTTCTGGTCGACGGCGATGACCACAATGAGCCGATTGCCGACGCCACCCGCGGTATCCTCGACGGCCATATCGTGATGGAACGCGCCATCGCCGAGCGGGGCCGTTTCCCGGCAATCAATGTCCTGAAATCGATCAGCCGGACCATGCCGGGCTGCCAGTACGACCATGAACGCATGATCGTCAAAGGGGCCCGTCAGGTGATGGCCGCCTATGCCAATATGGAAGAACTGATCCGCATCGGGGCCTATCGCGCCGGGGCTGATCCCATCGTCGACCGCGCCATCCGCCTCAATCCGGCCATCGAAGAATTCCTCAGCCAGGACAAGGACGAGGCCACCAGCCTCGATGATTCCTTCGGCCACCTGGGCAGTATCCTTGAGAGTGACCACGCATGA
- a CDS encoding M20/M25/M40 family metallo-hydrolase — MIAFGAALLAGPALAAPKSDPAGTVRKIVGSPGFKKAVEKLDADYDRTIADVITLTEIPAPPFKEEARAKAYLEMLKAHGLSDVSMDAEGNVMGIRPGTATRGKGPFVVMAAHLDTVFPEGTDVKVRREGTRLMAPGIGDDTRSLATLLAYVRALDAAGIKTKSDILFVGNVGEEGPGDLRGVRYLFNKSAFKGRITAFFSMDGSDPSRIVDGGTGSKRYHVTFKGPGGHSYGAFGTVNPMTAMSQVVVDLYAVEVPKEPKTTYSASVTGGGTSVNSIPHEVFMEFDMRSESAAELAKLDQTLIGLLDKATAAENAARSTRFGKISYEPKVIGERPAGKTAGDQPIVQLTSAAISAFGFTPEHGISSTDSNIPMSLGIPAVTIGSGGKAGRAHALDEWIDIEKGESLKGMQVGLAALLAVAGVD, encoded by the coding sequence ATGATCGCCTTCGGCGCCGCGCTGCTCGCCGGGCCGGCGCTCGCCGCGCCCAAGAGCGATCCCGCCGGCACCGTGCGCAAGATCGTCGGGTCGCCGGGCTTCAAGAAGGCGGTCGAAAAGCTCGATGCCGACTATGATCGCACCATTGCCGACGTCATCACCCTGACCGAGATCCCGGCCCCGCCGTTCAAGGAAGAGGCCCGCGCCAAAGCCTATCTGGAGATGCTGAAGGCCCATGGCCTCAGCGACGTGTCCATGGATGCCGAGGGCAATGTGATGGGCATCCGGCCCGGCACGGCGACCAGGGGCAAGGGCCCGTTCGTGGTCATGGCCGCCCACCTCGACACGGTGTTTCCGGAGGGCACCGATGTGAAGGTCCGGCGTGAGGGCACCAGACTGATGGCCCCGGGCATCGGCGACGACACCCGCTCGCTCGCTACCCTGCTGGCCTATGTGCGGGCCCTGGACGCGGCCGGGATCAAGACGAAGAGCGACATCCTGTTCGTGGGCAATGTCGGCGAGGAAGGTCCCGGCGACCTGCGCGGCGTGCGCTATCTGTTCAACAAGAGCGCCTTCAAGGGCCGGATCACCGCCTTCTTCTCGATGGACGGCTCGGACCCGTCGCGGATCGTCGACGGCGGCACCGGTTCCAAGCGCTATCACGTGACTTTCAAGGGTCCCGGCGGCCACAGCTACGGGGCCTTCGGCACGGTCAATCCGATGACCGCCATGAGCCAGGTCGTGGTCGATCTCTATGCCGTCGAGGTGCCCAAGGAGCCCAAGACCACCTACTCGGCCAGCGTCACCGGCGGCGGCACCTCGGTCAATTCGATCCCGCACGAGGTGTTCATGGAGTTCGACATGCGCTCGGAGAGCGCCGCCGAACTGGCCAAGCTGGACCAGACCCTGATCGGCCTGCTCGACAAGGCCACGGCGGCCGAGAATGCGGCCCGCTCCACCCGGTTCGGCAAGATCAGCTATGAGCCCAAGGTGATCGGCGAGCGCCCGGCCGGCAAGACGGCCGGCGACCAGCCGATCGTCCAGCTGACCTCAGCCGCCATCAGCGCCTTCGGCTTCACGCCGGAGCACGGCATCTCCTCGACCGACTCCAACATCCCGATGAGCCTGGGCATCCCGGCCGTGACCATCGGCTCGGGCGGCAAGGCCGGCCGGGCCCACGCCCTGGACGAATGGATCGACATCGAAAAGGGCGAGAGCCTGAAGGGCATGCAGGTCGGCCTGGCCGCCCTGCTCGCCGTGGCAGGGGTCGACTAG
- a CDS encoding alpha/beta hydrolase family protein, with product MLPVSSSLACWLKTGLLLLALLLLLTARPVHAESQIGFQLVQVPDPQGTPIEVGIWYPTATPATRPVPGLGDTLLAPNSPLLGKDLPLVVMSHGNGGWFGGHHDTAETLARAGFVVAALTHTHDNFRDQSRSTDLASRPRQLHVLIDYMLADWPQHGQLDPGRVGAFGFSAGGLTVLAAAGGELDLTRVPAHCSYHPTHFDCRLMTLQPPPADALAAPWIHDARIRAAVAAAPALGYAFTAKSLASITLPVQLWRAENDEILVDPFHATAILHALPVKPDYRVVQGAGHYDFLTPCPPGMARELPHLCTSAPGFDRAAFHLSFNRAVAAFFTANLPPKQP from the coding sequence GTGCTACCCGTTTCGTCATCTCTCGCCTGCTGGCTCAAGACCGGCCTGCTGCTTCTGGCCCTGCTCCTCCTGCTGACGGCCCGACCGGTGCATGCCGAGAGCCAGATCGGCTTCCAGTTGGTCCAGGTTCCGGATCCGCAGGGCACGCCTATCGAGGTCGGCATCTGGTACCCGACAGCCACGCCCGCCACACGCCCGGTTCCGGGTCTGGGCGACACGCTGCTCGCGCCCAACAGCCCGCTTCTGGGCAAGGACCTGCCGCTGGTGGTCATGTCGCATGGCAATGGCGGCTGGTTCGGCGGCCATCATGATACCGCCGAGACCCTGGCCCGGGCTGGCTTCGTCGTCGCCGCCCTGACCCACACCCATGACAATTTCCGCGACCAGAGCCGGTCCACTGACCTGGCCAGCCGGCCAAGGCAGCTGCATGTGCTCATCGACTACATGCTGGCCGACTGGCCCCAGCACGGGCAGCTGGATCCCGGACGCGTCGGGGCCTTTGGCTTCTCGGCAGGTGGGCTTACCGTGCTGGCTGCGGCCGGCGGCGAACTTGATCTGACCCGCGTGCCGGCCCACTGCAGCTACCATCCGACCCATTTCGACTGCCGCCTCATGACCCTGCAGCCGCCGCCTGCCGATGCGCTCGCCGCACCCTGGATCCATGATGCGCGGATCAGGGCCGCGGTCGCGGCGGCCCCAGCACTCGGCTACGCCTTCACGGCGAAGAGTCTGGCGTCGATCACCCTCCCGGTTCAGCTTTGGCGAGCCGAGAATGACGAGATCCTGGTCGATCCCTTCCATGCCACGGCCATCCTCCATGCCCTGCCAGTAAAGCCCGACTATCGCGTCGTGCAGGGTGCCGGGCACTACGATTTCCTGACGCCCTGCCCGCCCGGCATGGCCAGGGAATTACCCCATCTCTGCACCAGCGCCCCGGGTTTCGACCGTGCGGCATTCCACCTCAGCTTCAACCGGGCGGTTGCGGCGTTTTTCACCGCCAACCTGCCTCCGAAGCAGCCCTAA
- a CDS encoding PepSY domain-containing protein: MTATPKPRANPALRLMLLRRIHSWLGLFIAPSVLFFAVTGAYQLYGLHESGPGYKPAPLAEKLGRVHMKQVFEAKPVRAAAPAKPEAGPAKAAPAPAKAKPTKLTVLMLRAVFLVVAIGLVISTLIGVWMALTHGRDKTLGWGLLAAGAVLPVLILAL, encoded by the coding sequence ATGACCGCAACGCCCAAGCCCCGCGCCAATCCCGCCCTGCGCCTGATGCTGCTGCGCCGCATCCATAGCTGGCTGGGCCTGTTCATCGCGCCCAGCGTGCTGTTTTTCGCGGTGACCGGGGCCTATCAGCTCTATGGCCTGCACGAGTCAGGGCCCGGCTACAAGCCCGCGCCCCTGGCGGAGAAGCTGGGCCGGGTGCACATGAAGCAGGTCTTCGAGGCCAAGCCCGTCCGTGCTGCCGCCCCGGCCAAACCCGAGGCCGGCCCGGCCAAGGCTGCGCCTGCCCCGGCCAAGGCCAAGCCGACCAAGCTGACGGTCCTCATGCTGCGAGCCGTCTTCCTGGTCGTGGCCATCGGCCTGGTGATCTCGACCCTGATCGGGGTCTGGATGGCCCTGACCCATGGTCGCGACAAGACGCTGGGCTGGGGCCTGCTGGCCGCCGGGGCGGTCCTGCCCGTCCTGATCCTGGCGCTCTAG
- a CDS encoding M23 family metallopeptidase, producing the protein MQEFDPRRPTLRLAPRLFTAIAGMAALGLGWKLTAADVPNPVKAALDPAALVALQHVAFASAEAQPGFDRPQSIPVKVRPGETLEGAVERAGVAPEEARQVVAALHGAIDTVNIKAGMAFEAAIAQRRSQRGPARLIGLSMRTSPSSTLTVSRTFDGALKLRELEEEVRDETKVACGEMNGSFYESVANVGGTPAVISEAAKLFSHKIDFSRDIHEGDRFCLVFDRKVTESGRTIEAGDLDYAEVKGQRFYGFERDGKTQFFDETGKNIKGFLLRTPVDGARITSTFGARRHPILGFNRAHKGVDFGAGQGTPILAAGDGVVLEARRWSGYGNWLRIRHAGKWDTGYAHISRYAAGIRAGTKVRQGQVVAYVGSTGMSTGPHLHYEVWLNGQRVNPIGAKVPQGTVLSGGELASFKVKKSRIDRMLAEGETAVAGEATPKLALADLRSEGAPKLR; encoded by the coding sequence ATGCAAGAATTTGATCCGCGACGCCCGACCCTGCGTCTGGCGCCCCGGCTGTTCACTGCCATTGCCGGCATGGCCGCCCTTGGCCTTGGCTGGAAGCTGACGGCCGCCGATGTGCCGAATCCGGTCAAGGCGGCCCTGGATCCTGCCGCCCTGGTCGCCCTGCAGCATGTCGCCTTTGCCAGTGCCGAGGCCCAGCCCGGCTTCGACCGGCCGCAGAGCATACCGGTCAAGGTTCGGCCGGGCGAAACCCTCGAAGGCGCTGTCGAGCGCGCCGGGGTGGCCCCCGAAGAGGCCCGTCAGGTCGTCGCTGCCCTGCACGGGGCCATCGATACCGTCAATATCAAGGCCGGCATGGCCTTCGAGGCGGCCATCGCCCAGAGGCGCAGCCAGCGTGGTCCGGCCCGCCTGATCGGCCTGTCGATGCGCACGAGCCCGTCATCGACCCTGACAGTGTCACGCACCTTTGACGGCGCCCTGAAGCTGCGCGAGCTCGAAGAAGAGGTCCGCGACGAGACCAAGGTCGCCTGTGGCGAGATGAATGGCTCGTTCTATGAAAGCGTCGCCAATGTCGGCGGCACGCCGGCCGTGATCAGCGAGGCGGCCAAGCTGTTCTCGCACAAGATCGATTTCTCGCGGGATATCCACGAGGGCGACAGGTTCTGCCTGGTGTTCGACCGCAAGGTCACCGAGAGCGGCCGCACCATCGAGGCCGGCGATCTGGACTATGCCGAGGTCAAGGGCCAGCGCTTCTACGGCTTCGAGCGCGACGGCAAGACCCAGTTCTTCGATGAGACCGGCAAGAACATCAAGGGCTTCCTGCTGCGCACCCCGGTCGACGGGGCTCGCATCACCTCGACCTTCGGGGCCCGGCGTCACCCGATCCTCGGCTTCAACCGCGCCCACAAGGGCGTGGACTTCGGGGCGGGCCAGGGCACACCGATCCTGGCGGCCGGCGACGGTGTCGTGCTGGAGGCCCGTCGCTGGAGCGGCTATGGCAACTGGCTGCGCATCCGCCACGCAGGCAAGTGGGACACCGGCTATGCCCATATCTCGCGCTATGCGGCGGGCATCCGGGCCGGCACCAAGGTGCGTCAGGGCCAGGTCGTGGCCTATGTCGGCTCGACCGGCATGTCGACCGGTCCACACCTGCATTACGAGGTCTGGCTGAACGGTCAGAGGGTCAATCCGATCGGGGCCAAGGTGCCGCAGGGCACGGTGCTCAGCGGCGGCGAACTGGCTTCGTTCAAGGTCAAGAAGTCGCGGATCGACCGCATGCTGGCCGAGGGCGAAACGGCTGTGGCCGGCGAGGCGACCCCGAAACTGGCCCTGGCTGACCTCCGCAGCGAAGGCGCGCCGAAGCTGCGTTAA
- a CDS encoding TonB-dependent receptor plug domain-containing protein, translating into MKTTLFAGASVGLILLASTTTASAQSIDYGAMEQLFNEPVTTSATGSPLRSTQAPVDMTIISAADIKRSGATDIPTILSRAAGVDILPFAAGAAELSVRGYNQARSPRMLVLINGRQVYLDHFGYTDWATLPIALEEIRQIELVRGPNSALFGFNAVSGVINIITYNPKYDDTNSATVQAGTLGYASANLVKTMALGPVKARVSIGANQQDEWSNAGSSVPLSLLSDPWKIYAAFDAVTELSPKTDLRLEGNWSNSGQSEMLSGYTYVGHKVKTDSIKATLISDTPYGAMEAQIYLNQLDSTALPLRYENNIWVAKVQNLVKIGSDHTLRVALEYRDNEVNTTPVRGGMVRYTVLAPSAMWNWTATDKITLTAAARLDSLKLSRTGVFPAGVRRTSNSDWDQSIKEVSVNLGAVVQLSEEGTLRLLAARGVQAPTLVELGSRQVLPTTAPPVGIATLGNPELQPAIITSYEAAYEHALTKLDARVAVKLMVQTTEDVKSGVSRLQIDVPATATTYAALTYFNIGKSEMKGFEVSGSGKFGDGFRWSADTTYVNITDTTLPGYSAVRRLIAFGDTSPRWRSNLGLGWAKDNWTVDGYVKRVSKFNSYTSTQTLEPVKGYTTVAGRVAYDLKSGITLALNGQNLMNESQAQTKGISGLRAERRVIFGVTKTW; encoded by the coding sequence ATGAAAACGACTCTCTTCGCCGGCGCTTCGGTCGGCCTCATCCTTCTGGCCTCGACCACCACGGCCTCCGCCCAGTCGATCGACTATGGCGCGATGGAGCAGCTGTTCAACGAGCCCGTCACCACCTCGGCCACCGGCTCGCCGCTGCGCTCGACCCAGGCCCCGGTCGACATGACCATCATCTCGGCCGCCGACATCAAGCGCTCCGGCGCGACGGACATTCCCACCATTCTGTCGCGCGCCGCCGGTGTCGACATCCTGCCCTTCGCCGCCGGCGCGGCCGAGCTGAGCGTGCGCGGCTACAACCAGGCCCGCTCGCCGCGGATGCTGGTCCTGATCAACGGCCGCCAGGTCTATCTCGACCACTTCGGCTATACCGACTGGGCCACCCTGCCGATCGCGCTGGAAGAGATCCGCCAGATCGAGCTGGTTCGCGGCCCCAACAGCGCCCTGTTTGGCTTCAACGCCGTCTCGGGGGTGATCAACATCATCACCTACAATCCCAAATACGACGACACCAACAGCGCCACCGTACAGGCCGGCACGCTCGGCTATGCCTCGGCCAACCTCGTCAAGACCATGGCTCTGGGACCGGTCAAGGCCCGGGTCTCGATCGGTGCCAACCAGCAGGACGAGTGGAGCAATGCGGGCTCCTCGGTGCCCCTGTCGCTGCTGTCGGATCCCTGGAAGATCTATGCCGCCTTCGATGCGGTGACCGAACTGTCGCCGAAGACCGACCTGCGCCTTGAAGGCAACTGGTCCAATTCGGGCCAGTCGGAAATGCTGTCCGGCTACACCTATGTCGGCCACAAGGTGAAGACCGACTCCATCAAGGCCACCCTGATCTCCGACACGCCCTACGGCGCGATGGAGGCCCAGATCTATCTGAACCAGCTCGACTCGACCGCCCTGCCCCTGCGCTACGAGAACAATATCTGGGTCGCCAAGGTTCAGAACCTGGTCAAGATCGGTTCGGACCACACCCTGCGCGTCGCCCTCGAATATCGCGACAACGAGGTCAATACGACGCCGGTCCGTGGCGGCATGGTCCGCTACACGGTCCTGGCGCCCTCGGCGATGTGGAACTGGACCGCGACGGACAAGATCACCCTGACCGCAGCCGCCCGCCTCGACAGCCTCAAGCTCAGCCGCACGGGTGTATTCCCGGCCGGCGTCCGGCGGACCAGCAACAGCGACTGGGACCAGTCGATCAAGGAGGTCAGTGTCAATCTCGGCGCCGTGGTTCAGCTGTCGGAGGAAGGCACCCTCCGCCTGCTGGCCGCACGCGGTGTCCAGGCCCCGACCCTGGTCGAACTGGGGTCGCGTCAGGTCCTGCCGACCACCGCCCCGCCGGTCGGCATCGCCACCCTCGGCAACCCCGAACTGCAACCGGCCATCATCACCAGCTATGAGGCGGCCTACGAGCATGCCCTGACCAAGCTGGACGCCCGCGTGGCCGTGAAGCTGATGGTTCAGACCACCGAAGACGTGAAAAGCGGCGTTTCCAGGCTGCAGATCGACGTTCCGGCCACGGCCACCACCTATGCCGCCCTGACCTATTTCAACATCGGCAAGTCCGAAATGAAGGGCTTCGAGGTCTCGGGATCAGGCAAGTTCGGCGACGGCTTCCGCTGGAGCGCCGACACCACCTATGTCAACATCACCGACACGACCCTGCCCGGCTATAGCGCGGTCCGTCGCCTGATCGCCTTTGGCGACACCTCTCCCAGGTGGCGGAGCAATCTGGGTCTGGGCTGGGCCAAGGACAACTGGACCGTGGACGGCTACGTCAAGCGGGTGTCCAAGTTCAACTCCTACACCTCGACCCAGACCCTTGAACCGGTCAAGGGCTACACCACCGTGGCCGGGCGGGTTGCCTATGACCTGAAGTCGGGCATCACCCTGGCCCTGAACGGCCAGAACCTGATGAACGAGAGCCAGGCCCAGACCAAGGGCATCAGCGGCCTGCGGGCAGAGCGCCGGGTGATCTTCGGTGTGACCAAGACCTGGTAG
- a CDS encoding LytTR family DNA-binding domain-containing protein has translation MGRPKKSWIGTPHEWAIDLAIATVAGTFLGLIGPFGSFLNGGVAPLVIYWVLALWCATLVLGVICRLGLALARWWTIPAALALTGSVVVASVPLSLLVAQLARLFWPRIALPPLDWYWQSLVISAPLVAIYVIGRCLLAAGRGEGFPRVAPAILDAPPPVSPLAGDVLCLRMEDHYVRIHTAAGSRLVEGPFERVIATLGDHEGLRVHRSWWVARAAVLQIEADGRNLKLKLKGDLSAPVSRASVARLREAGWLSTDI, from the coding sequence ATGGGCAGGCCGAAGAAATCCTGGATCGGAACGCCGCACGAGTGGGCGATCGACCTCGCCATTGCGACGGTCGCGGGCACCTTCCTGGGCCTGATTGGCCCCTTCGGCAGTTTCCTCAACGGCGGCGTCGCGCCCCTGGTCATCTATTGGGTGCTGGCCCTGTGGTGCGCCACCCTCGTGCTGGGCGTTATCTGCAGGCTGGGCCTTGCTCTGGCCCGATGGTGGACAATCCCTGCCGCCCTGGCCCTGACGGGCAGTGTTGTTGTCGCCAGCGTCCCGCTGTCCCTGCTGGTCGCCCAGCTCGCCCGGCTGTTCTGGCCCCGGATCGCGCTCCCGCCGCTCGACTGGTACTGGCAGAGCCTGGTGATCTCGGCGCCGCTCGTGGCGATCTATGTCATCGGTCGCTGTCTTCTTGCCGCAGGCCGCGGCGAGGGTTTTCCCCGGGTCGCGCCGGCGATCCTCGATGCGCCGCCGCCCGTGTCGCCCCTGGCCGGTGACGTCCTCTGCCTGCGGATGGAGGACCATTATGTCCGCATCCACACCGCCGCCGGTTCGCGTCTTGTCGAGGGCCCCTTTGAGCGGGTGATCGCGACCCTGGGTGACCATGAGGGCCTGCGGGTCCATCGCTCCTGGTGGGTGGCGCGGGCGGCTGTCCTTCAGATCGAGGCAGACGGCCGCAACCTCAAGCTCAAATTGAAGGGCGACCTGTCTGCGCCGGTCTCGCGCGCTTCGGTGGCCCGGTTGCGGGAAGCCGGCTGGCTGTCCACCGATATCTGA
- a CDS encoding chemotaxis protein CheW: protein MTSNVAYKTGEALQVLSFEVGTQTYCVPVNSVREIRGVTPPTQLPDAPPYVRGVINLRGQVMPVIDLSARLGKGVALDGPRQVIIVIESGPDVAGLLVDAVCDSFIVNGDQINPPPQMGEENSPLVSAVITSDTGMTVLLSVSHIIPERANAAAAAAAAALAA from the coding sequence ATGACCAGCAACGTGGCGTACAAGACGGGCGAAGCCCTTCAGGTCCTGTCGTTCGAAGTCGGGACCCAGACCTACTGCGTGCCGGTCAATTCGGTACGCGAGATCCGCGGCGTCACCCCGCCGACCCAGCTGCCCGACGCCCCGCCCTATGTGCGCGGCGTGATCAACCTGCGCGGCCAGGTCATGCCGGTCATCGACCTCTCGGCCCGGCTGGGCAAGGGCGTGGCCCTGGACGGCCCGCGCCAGGTCATCATCGTCATCGAGAGCGGACCCGATGTCGCCGGCCTGCTGGTCGACGCGGTCTGCGACAGCTTCATCGTCAATGGCGACCAGATCAATCCGCCGCCGCAGATGGGCGAGGAGAACTCGCCCCTGGTCTCGGCCGTGATCACCTCCGACACCGGCATGACCGTGCTGCTGTCGGTCAGCCACATCATTCCCGAGCGCGCCAACGCCGCAGCGGCCGCTGCGGCCGCCGCCCTCGCGGCCTGA
- a CDS encoding Zn-dependent alcohol dehydrogenase produces the protein MKAAVLREVGKPLQIETVSISKPGPREVLIRTKAAGVCHSDLHFVEGSYPHAMPAVLGHESAGIVEAVGSEVRTVKVGDHVITCLNPYCGHCEVCLTGHLNLCISSETRRSKTDEPRLFREDLSGAGDTRMAQFLNLSSFAEMMLVHEHACVAIRKDMPFDRAALIGCSVLTGVGAVTHTSNVRPGETVAVIGCGGVGLAAVNGAAIAGAGRIIAIDRVPAKLELAKQFGATDLINADDGDPVKQVQELTGGGVHHSFEAIGLKATAEQAFRMLRRGGTANVIGMIPVGVKIELNGSDFLGEKRIQGSFMGSNRFPVDMPRLVDFYMSGKLNLDALISRRIKLEEVNSAFDELKRGELARSVIVFD, from the coding sequence ATGAAGGCGGCTGTGTTGCGCGAGGTGGGCAAACCCCTCCAGATCGAGACCGTGTCCATCAGCAAGCCGGGTCCGCGCGAGGTGCTGATCCGCACCAAGGCCGCCGGGGTCTGCCATTCCGACCTGCACTTCGTCGAGGGCTCCTACCCCCACGCCATGCCCGCCGTGCTCGGCCATGAGAGCGCCGGCATCGTCGAGGCTGTCGGCTCCGAGGTCCGCACCGTCAAGGTCGGCGACCATGTCATCACCTGCCTCAACCCCTATTGCGGCCACTGCGAGGTCTGCCTGACCGGCCACCTCAACCTGTGCATTAGCTCCGAGACCCGCCGCTCCAAGACCGACGAGCCGCGCCTGTTCCGCGAGGACCTGTCCGGGGCCGGTGACACGCGGATGGCCCAGTTCCTGAACCTGTCGTCCTTTGCCGAGATGATGCTGGTCCACGAGCACGCCTGCGTCGCCATCCGCAAGGACATGCCGTTCGACCGCGCCGCCCTGATCGGCTGCTCGGTGCTGACCGGGGTCGGCGCGGTGACCCACACCTCCAATGTCCGCCCGGGCGAGACCGTGGCCGTGATCGGCTGCGGCGGGGTGGGCCTGGCGGCGGTCAATGGCGCAGCCATAGCCGGGGCCGGCCGGATCATCGCCATCGACCGCGTGCCGGCCAAGCTGGAACTGGCCAAACAGTTCGGGGCCACCGACCTGATCAATGCCGATGACGGCGACCCGGTCAAACAGGTGCAGGAACTGACCGGCGGCGGCGTGCACCACAGCTTCGAGGCCATCGGCCTGAAGGCCACCGCCGAACAGGCCTTCCGCATGCTGCGCCGGGGCGGCACCGCCAATGTCATCGGCATGATCCCGGTCGGCGTGAAGATCGAGCTGAACGGCTCCGACTTCCTCGGCGAAAAGCGTATCCAGGGCAGCTTCATGGGCTCCAACCGCTTCCCGGTCGACATGCCCCGCCTGGTCGACTTCTACATGTCGGGCAAGCTCAACCTCGACGCCCTGATCTCGCGCCGGATCAAGCTGGAAGAGGTCAATTCGGCCTTCGACGAACTCAAGCGCGGCGAGCTGGCGCGGTCGGTGATCGTGTTTGACTGA
- the ctrA gene encoding response regulator transcription factor CtrA, which yields MRVLLIEDDSATAQTIELMLKSEGFNVYTTDLGEEGVDLGKIYDYDLILLDLNLPDMSGLDVLRTLRVAKVNTPIMILSGSSEIDTKVKTFSGGADDYMTKPFHKDEMIARIHAVVRRSKGHAQSVIKTGDIIVNLDAKTVEVNGNRVHLTGKEYQMLELLSLRKGTTLTKEMFLNHLYGGMDEPELKIIDVFICKLRKKLAASAQGKHHIETVWGRGYVLRDPNEQVNAA from the coding sequence ATGCGCGTACTGTTGATCGAGGATGACAGCGCGACAGCGCAGACCATCGAGTTGATGCTGAAGTCTGAAGGCTTCAACGTCTATACGACGGATCTTGGTGAAGAAGGCGTCGATCTCGGCAAGATCTACGACTATGATCTGATCCTGCTGGACCTGAACCTGCCTGACATGAGCGGCCTCGATGTTCTGCGCACCCTGCGGGTGGCGAAGGTGAACACGCCGATCATGATCCTGTCGGGCTCTTCGGAGATCGACACGAAGGTGAAGACCTTCTCGGGCGGTGCCGACGACTACATGACCAAGCCCTTCCACAAGGACGAAATGATCGCCCGCATCCATGCGGTGGTCCGTCGTTCCAAGGGCCATGCCCAGTCGGTCATCAAGACGGGCGACATCATCGTCAATCTCGACGCCAAGACGGTCGAAGTGAACGGCAACCGCGTTCACCTGACCGGCAAGGAATACCAGATGTTGGAGCTGCTCTCCCTGCGCAAGGGCACGACCCTGACCAAGGAGATGTTCCTCAATCACCTGTACGGCGGCATGGACGAGCCGGAGTTGAAGATCATCGACGTCTTCATCTGCAAGCTGCGCAAGAAGCTCGCCGCCTCGGCCCAGGGCAAGCACCATATCGAGACGGTCTGGGGTCGTGGCTACGTGCTGCGGGATCCGAACGAGCAGGTCAACGCCGCCTGA